The Caproicibacterium lactatifermentans genome contains a region encoding:
- the rpiB gene encoding ribose 5-phosphate isomerase B has product MLAIGCDHGGFQLKKEIEAYLESRKIEYRDFGTDSEESVDYPLFAAKVAHSVADGTCDRAILCCGTGIGMSIAANKVHGIRAAVVTEPYGTEFTRRHNNCNCLCLGGRVLTTEKALELVRIYLDTPFEGGRHQRRIDEIAKIENGEL; this is encoded by the coding sequence ATGTTAGCAATCGGTTGCGACCACGGCGGTTTTCAGCTAAAAAAAGAAATTGAAGCATATTTGGAAAGCCGCAAAATCGAATACCGTGATTTTGGAACAGACAGTGAGGAAAGTGTTGACTACCCGCTGTTTGCGGCAAAGGTTGCACACAGTGTTGCCGACGGTACCTGTGACCGGGCAATCCTTTGCTGTGGGACAGGCATTGGCATGTCGATTGCGGCAAATAAAGTTCATGGAATAAGGGCGGCTGTTGTAACAGAGCCTTATGGCACTGAATTTACACGCCGTCACAACAACTGCAACTGCCTGTGCCTTGGCGGCCGCGTGTTAACAACAGAAAAGGCACTGGAGCTGGTGCGCATTTATCTGGATACGCCGTTTGAAGGCGGCCGCCACCAGCGCCGTATCGACGAAATTGCAAAAATTGAAAATGGAGAACTGTAA
- the pglX gene encoding BREX-1 system adenine-specific DNA-methyltransferase PglX, with translation MLFYCKAQKFPRAKRDKSCLFYYNRQEFAKQGEPILDKAAICALAQAARTDLEKKAHLCLQALRGPRLPGGTGLRQDQLLHLVSRRGEDTVCRKAACRYFMELAGIRYMEVNGCLPQRVLSPAAGNELPQILESWLSTHADTLDRDEIYTRLFRRECARLHQLVPDFFPKPDCTDLLLSLSYRHGAAALFRDSLPEDAWKDQIEIIGWLYQYYHLQEKNAAIDVYRGAVKMRDVPAATQFFTTDWVVKYMVQNTLGRVWLEGHPDSRLRTKMPYFLDTPQKATRSPMNPEDLHLLDPCMGSGHILVYAFDLLLNIYAECGIPAQKAAPLILEKNLWGLDIDEHSRQLAAFALMMRAYACDKDIFNQHPLLHLCTIHSSKNVPRRAVHFASKHDEALQDDLQRILYAYHGAEQYGSLISAPRVELPALKKRFQEIQQTQQTGNLFQMEGRRLALETLLPLVKQTEVLAGQYDAVVTNPPYLSHMDRPLRRFVDKHWPHCNNDLFAVFMVRCFGFCKPGSYCGFMTPFVWMFIKSYVNLRRFLVKEKSVSSLVQLAYSAFEEATVPLCTFVLQNKKEEDPGRYLRLTGFSGGMDEMGRYVQEAAAHPGNSWDFEARLSDFRQIPGSPFAYWASGSIARVFRQGTPLGRMTPVCNGLFTCSNRRFLRKWWEVDRTAIDFYCTSAQDCRSSACRWFPYNKGGAYRKWYGNQEWVVDFSDFGAEIQRYRTASGQSAAMPGRQYYFHESLSWSFVSSSRFGVRAYPPGFVFDIAGSSLFPEPKDRLYRLGFLGSSTAFQLLQILNPTLNCQVGDISRLPVLEADDHTEIDHLVQENIELSKADWNDSELSWDFTMPPLLTAEGNTLAEAQANREQEANIRWNRLRQNEETINRHFATLYGTGAPTTVPERDLSIAPVSRERDAESLLSYFVGVYFGRWFCRFWQPKERKPVLLLEEAPQLFADFLEARFGTGAADELAPFLGKGSTAYVFKRRFTRTFFRSHCQQYKKRPVYWQTSCGKPALLYYFSDLQQALTFLAELAPEEAALQTLAAKPPHFDRNDGIPANFAKLQSILRKI, from the coding sequence ATTCTTTTTTACTGCAAAGCGCAGAAGTTTCCTCGCGCCAAACGTGACAAATCCTGTCTTTTCTATTATAATAGACAGGAATTCGCAAAACAGGGGGAACCAATATTGGATAAGGCAGCGATATGTGCGCTGGCACAGGCAGCACGCACGGACCTTGAAAAAAAAGCACATCTGTGCCTACAGGCACTGCGGGGACCACGCCTGCCGGGCGGTACCGGCCTGCGGCAGGACCAACTGCTGCATCTGGTATCCCGCCGCGGTGAAGATACCGTCTGCCGGAAGGCTGCCTGCCGCTATTTTATGGAGCTGGCGGGTATCCGCTATATGGAAGTAAACGGCTGTCTGCCGCAGCGTGTTCTTTCCCCCGCCGCCGGAAACGAACTTCCGCAGATACTGGAAAGCTGGCTTTCCACCCATGCGGATACACTGGACCGGGATGAGATATACACCCGGCTTTTCCGGCGGGAATGTGCCCGCCTGCATCAGCTGGTTCCCGATTTTTTCCCGAAGCCCGATTGTACAGACCTGCTCCTTTCCTTAAGCTATCGGCACGGCGCAGCGGCGCTTTTCCGGGACAGCCTTCCGGAAGACGCGTGGAAAGACCAAATTGAAATCATCGGCTGGCTGTATCAATATTATCACCTGCAGGAAAAGAATGCCGCTATTGATGTTTACCGTGGTGCCGTGAAAATGCGTGACGTACCAGCCGCAACGCAATTTTTCACGACCGACTGGGTTGTAAAATACATGGTGCAGAATACGCTTGGCCGTGTGTGGCTGGAGGGTCACCCGGACAGCCGTCTGCGCACAAAAATGCCCTATTTTTTGGATACGCCCCAGAAAGCCACACGCAGTCCTATGAATCCCGAGGACCTGCACCTGCTGGACCCCTGCATGGGCAGCGGACATATTTTGGTTTATGCCTTTGACCTATTGTTAAATATATACGCGGAATGCGGCATCCCTGCACAAAAGGCTGCGCCGCTGATTCTGGAAAAGAATCTGTGGGGACTGGATATTGACGAACACAGCAGGCAGCTGGCCGCTTTTGCATTGATGATGCGGGCATATGCCTGTGACAAAGATATTTTCAATCAGCATCCTCTTCTGCATCTGTGTACCATTCACAGCAGCAAAAATGTACCCCGCCGGGCGGTGCACTTTGCCTCAAAGCACGACGAAGCACTGCAAGATGACCTGCAGCGCATTCTTTACGCGTATCACGGCGCGGAACAATACGGTTCGCTGATTTCCGCACCCCGGGTAGAACTGCCCGCTTTGAAAAAACGATTTCAAGAGATTCAACAGACACAGCAGACCGGAAACTTGTTTCAAATGGAAGGCCGCCGGCTGGCACTGGAAACACTGCTGCCGCTGGTAAAACAAACGGAAGTGCTTGCCGGACAGTATGACGCCGTGGTAACCAATCCCCCCTACCTAAGCCACATGGACCGCCCGCTGCGCCGCTTTGTTGACAAGCACTGGCCGCACTGCAACAATGACCTGTTCGCGGTATTCATGGTACGCTGTTTCGGCTTTTGCAAGCCCGGCAGCTACTGCGGTTTTATGACCCCATTTGTATGGATGTTTATTAAAAGCTATGTCAATCTGCGCCGCTTCCTAGTAAAGGAAAAATCCGTTTCGTCACTGGTGCAGCTGGCATATTCCGCTTTCGAGGAAGCAACTGTGCCGCTGTGTACCTTTGTCCTGCAAAATAAAAAAGAGGAAGACCCCGGACGTTATCTAAGGCTGACCGGCTTTTCCGGCGGCATGGATGAAATGGGCCGATATGTTCAGGAGGCAGCCGCACATCCCGGAAATAGCTGGGACTTTGAGGCACGCCTGTCCGACTTCCGCCAGATACCGGGCAGTCCCTTTGCTTACTGGGCCAGCGGCAGCATTGCTCGTGTCTTTCGGCAGGGCACTCCTCTTGGCCGCATGACGCCGGTCTGCAACGGACTCTTCACCTGCAGCAACCGGCGCTTCCTGCGAAAATGGTGGGAAGTGGACCGAACTGCGATTGACTTTTACTGTACCAGTGCGCAGGACTGCCGCAGCAGCGCCTGCCGCTGGTTCCCCTACAACAAAGGCGGCGCCTACCGAAAATGGTACGGCAATCAGGAATGGGTTGTGGATTTTTCCGACTTTGGTGCGGAAATTCAGCGCTACCGCACAGCAAGCGGCCAGAGTGCCGCCATGCCGGGACGGCAATACTATTTTCATGAGAGCCTAAGCTGGAGCTTTGTTAGTTCCAGCCGGTTCGGTGTCCGTGCCTATCCGCCCGGATTTGTCTTTGATATTGCCGGTTCTTCTTTGTTCCCGGAACCAAAGGACCGGCTGTACCGGCTGGGCTTCCTGGGCAGTTCCACCGCTTTTCAGCTTTTGCAGATTCTGAACCCAACCCTGAACTGCCAGGTCGGCGACATTTCCCGCCTGCCCGTTCTGGAAGCAGACGACCACACGGAAATTGACCATTTGGTACAGGAAAATATTGAACTTTCCAAAGCTGACTGGAACGACAGCGAATTAAGCTGGGACTTTACTATGCCGCCGCTGCTGACTGCTGAAGGTAATACACTGGCGGAAGCTCAGGCAAATCGTGAACAGGAAGCAAACATACGCTGGAACCGGCTGCGACAGAATGAGGAAACCATCAACCGGCACTTTGCTACCCTGTACGGAACCGGCGCACCTACCACCGTACCGGAACGGGATTTGTCCATTGCGCCCGTCAGCCGAGAACGGGACGCGGAAAGTTTGCTTTCCTACTTTGTCGGCGTTTACTTTGGCCGCTGGTTCTGCCGTTTCTGGCAGCCAAAAGAACGAAAACCGGTCCTGCTGCTGGAGGAAGCACCGCAGCTCTTTGCCGATTTTCTGGAAGCACGCTTTGGCACCGGCGCGGCGGACGAACTGGCACCTTTCCTTGGAAAAGGCAGCACTGCTTATGTATTCAAGCGGCGCTTTACCCGCACTTTCTTTCGCAGCCACTGCCAACAATACAAAAAGCGGCCTGTTTACTGGCAGACTTCATGCGGAAAACCTGCCCTGCTCTACTATTTCAGCGATTTGCAGCAGGCACTCACTTTTCTCGCCGAACTCGCCCCGGAAGAAGCGGCACTGCAGACACTTGCTGCAAAGCCGCCGCACTTTGACCGAAATGACGGCATTCCTGCCAACTTTGCAAAACTGCAATCTATACTGCGAAAAATATAA
- the upp gene encoding uracil phosphoribosyltransferase, with the protein MQYPENVFVMDHPLIQHKLTYLRDKNTGSKDFRQLVSEIAMLECYEATRDLPLEETATETPVATATTKVIAGRKLAFVPILRAGLGMVEGVLSMVPAAKVGHIGLYRDPKTLQPVEYYSKLPHDIEEREVIVLDPMLATGGSGKDAVSIIKKSHPKSIKFMCIIAAPEGIKAFTEAHPDVQLYCAAVDDHLNENGYIVPGLGDAGDRIFGTL; encoded by the coding sequence ATGCAGTACCCTGAAAATGTATTTGTTATGGACCACCCGCTGATTCAGCATAAACTGACCTACCTGCGGGATAAAAACACCGGCAGTAAGGATTTTCGTCAGCTGGTCAGTGAAATTGCCATGCTGGAGTGCTACGAGGCAACCCGTGACCTGCCGCTGGAAGAAACAGCCACGGAAACACCGGTCGCTACGGCAACAACGAAAGTGATTGCCGGCCGCAAGCTGGCTTTCGTGCCCATTCTGCGCGCGGGACTCGGCATGGTGGAAGGCGTGCTGTCCATGGTGCCGGCCGCCAAGGTTGGCCATATCGGCCTGTATCGAGACCCCAAAACACTGCAGCCGGTCGAATATTACAGCAAGTTGCCGCACGATATTGAGGAGCGGGAGGTCATTGTACTGGACCCCATGCTGGCAACCGGTGGTTCCGGCAAGGACGCTGTTTCCATCATTAAAAAGAGCCATCCGAAGAGCATTAAGTTTATGTGCATCATTGCCGCGCCGGAAGGCATTAAAGCCTTTACGGAGGCACACCCGGATGTACAGTTGTACTGTGCAGCGGTCGATGACCACCTGAACGAAAATGGATACATTGTGCCCGGCTTGGGCGATGCGGGCGACCGTATTTTTGGCACGCTTTAA
- a CDS encoding homocysteine S-methyltransferase family protein, translating into MVSVHSQLGKRMLICDGAMGTMLQQAGLTAGETTELWNFSHPEVLTQIHTAYAQAGADILTANTFGANGIKLEDKTYSVPEIIAQGIRLAKQVATPLGKWTALDIGPTGRLLEPMGDLSFYDAYHAFTEAAKAGEKAGADLILIETMSDTLEMKAALLACKESTNLPVFATMTCDEKGKLLTGGDIPAAVVLLESLHADAIGFNCGLGPKQMIDFLPTLREYTDLPILIQPNAGLPQVENGKTVFCVGPEEFAQDAESLWEGGAWVLGGCCGTTPKHIRALVRQMQEKAPKPLPVHNRTIVSSYSHTVTFGGRAQLIGERINPTGKKRLQKALHEEDIDYILREGIAQQDAGADILDVNVGLPDIDEPRLLTKAVQSLQSVTDLPLQIDTSDPLAMEQALRIYNGKPLLNSVNGKQEVMDAVFPLVKKYGCTVIALTLDEGGIPDTAEGRLAIAKKIVREAEKYGIPKKDIIVDTLAMTISAVQGAAQVTLKALRMAQQMGLHTSLGVSNISFGLPHRERVTAAFFTMAMQAGLSAAIINPKSAAVMDAWRSFNALMCYDKNCVQYIAYYKDLPKAGTPKPAAPVSAASGNALSAAAGGAPLQSCAAISPSPAPKKSPAAQPNQKSELYRAVAKGLQDSARIAAAESLKTTAPLDVIQNELIPALDEVGSGYESGKLFLPQLLMSADAATAAFDVIRSSLQAQGKGDTKKGTIVLATVLGDIHDIGKNIVKVLLENYGYEVIDLGRDVDPQVVVDAVKKHHAPLCGLSALMTTTVVNMEKTITRLQKECPWCKVMIGGAVLTQEYADKIHADNYSKDAMGAVRYAATIFD; encoded by the coding sequence ATGGTATCTGTACACAGTCAGCTGGGAAAAAGAATGCTCATCTGTGACGGCGCAATGGGCACAATGCTGCAGCAGGCCGGCCTGACAGCGGGCGAAACAACGGAACTGTGGAACTTTTCCCACCCGGAAGTTCTGACACAGATTCACACCGCATACGCACAGGCGGGCGCTGACATTCTAACCGCCAACACATTCGGTGCAAATGGGATAAAGCTGGAGGACAAAACATATTCTGTCCCAGAGATTATCGCACAAGGAATCCGCCTTGCAAAACAGGTGGCTACACCGCTTGGAAAATGGACCGCACTGGACATCGGCCCGACTGGACGGCTGCTGGAACCCATGGGGGACCTCTCTTTTTACGATGCCTACCATGCTTTCACCGAAGCGGCAAAGGCCGGTGAAAAAGCCGGTGCCGACCTGATTCTTATTGAAACCATGAGCGATACGCTGGAAATGAAAGCCGCCCTTCTTGCCTGCAAGGAAAGCACAAACCTGCCTGTCTTCGCGACCATGACCTGTGATGAAAAAGGTAAGCTGCTGACCGGCGGTGACATTCCCGCGGCCGTGGTCCTGCTGGAAAGCCTGCACGCGGATGCAATCGGCTTTAACTGCGGGCTGGGACCAAAACAGATGATTGACTTTCTGCCGACACTGAGGGAATACACGGACCTGCCGATTCTCATTCAGCCAAATGCCGGACTGCCGCAGGTGGAAAACGGAAAAACTGTATTCTGCGTTGGTCCGGAAGAATTTGCACAGGACGCAGAAAGCCTTTGGGAAGGCGGTGCCTGGGTCTTGGGCGGCTGCTGCGGCACAACACCGAAACACATTCGGGCACTGGTGCGGCAAATGCAAGAAAAAGCTCCCAAGCCTCTGCCCGTACACAACCGCACCATCGTTTCCTCTTACAGTCATACCGTCACGTTCGGCGGCAGGGCTCAGCTGATTGGGGAACGCATTAACCCAACCGGAAAAAAGCGCCTGCAAAAAGCGCTGCACGAAGAGGATATTGACTATATCCTGCGTGAGGGCATTGCCCAGCAGGACGCTGGTGCCGATATTCTCGATGTAAACGTCGGCCTGCCGGACATCGACGAACCCCGGCTGCTTACCAAAGCGGTCCAGTCCCTGCAGAGCGTGACGGACCTGCCGCTGCAGATAGACACCAGCGACCCGCTGGCTATGGAACAGGCCCTGCGCATTTACAATGGTAAACCGCTGCTGAACTCGGTAAACGGCAAGCAGGAAGTGATGGACGCTGTTTTCCCATTGGTTAAAAAATACGGCTGCACGGTCATTGCGCTGACACTGGACGAAGGCGGCATTCCCGATACCGCCGAAGGCCGGTTGGCAATCGCCAAAAAGATTGTGCGGGAAGCGGAAAAATACGGTATTCCGAAAAAGGACATCATTGTGGACACGCTGGCTATGACCATTTCCGCGGTGCAGGGTGCCGCCCAGGTCACGCTGAAAGCGCTGCGGATGGCACAGCAGATGGGCCTGCACACCAGTCTGGGTGTTTCCAACATTTCCTTTGGCCTGCCGCACCGTGAACGGGTAACCGCCGCCTTTTTCACCATGGCCATGCAGGCCGGTCTGTCCGCCGCCATTATTAACCCGAAAAGTGCGGCAGTTATGGACGCGTGGCGCAGTTTCAACGCCCTGATGTGCTATGATAAAAATTGTGTACAGTATATCGCATACTACAAAGACCTGCCGAAAGCCGGTACACCCAAACCGGCAGCTCCTGTTTCCGCTGCTTCCGGCAATGCATTGTCCGCTGCAGCCGGCGGCGCACCTTTGCAGTCATGCGCGGCAATCTCCCCCTCCCCTGCCCCGAAAAAATCCCCTGCCGCCCAGCCAAACCAAAAAAGTGAACTATACCGTGCGGTTGCAAAAGGGCTGCAGGACAGCGCCCGTATTGCTGCCGCGGAATCCCTGAAAACGACCGCTCCGCTGGACGTTATTCAAAACGAATTGATTCCGGCACTGGACGAAGTGGGCAGCGGCTATGAAAGCGGAAAACTGTTTTTGCCACAGCTTTTGATGAGTGCGGACGCCGCCACCGCCGCCTTTGACGTCATTCGTTCTTCTCTGCAGGCACAGGGAAAGGGTGACACCAAAAAGGGAACTATCGTGCTTGCCACCGTTCTGGGTGACATTCATGACATTGGGAAAAACATCGTCAAGGTGCTGTTGGAAAACTACGGCTATGAAGTCATTGATTTGGGACGTGACGTGGACCCACAGGTAGTTGTAGATGCGGTGAAAAAGCACCATGCGCCGCTGTGCGGCCTTTCCGCCCTGATGACAACCACCGTTGTAAACATGGAAAAGACAATTACACGGCTGCAAAAAGAGTGCCCGTGGTGCAAAGTAATGATCGGCGGTGCCGTGCTGACGCAGGAATACGCCGACAAAATTCACGCGGACAACTACAGCAAAGACGCCATGGGTGCGGTCCGCTACGCGGCAACTATTTTTGACTAA